A part of Bacteroidales bacterium genomic DNA contains:
- a CDS encoding T9SS type A sorting domain-containing protein → MKNMYLLLFLLVAAIIVNAQEKHLYSCSEGKIALYQKLLTYDETKYQTKSAFNYDIKYYRLEFDIDPSVKEISGSVTSHFIVQEDNFNIINFDLNHNGMTVDSVWYHEDKIIDFSLSGYELTINLPAGISSGTLDSICIYYHGIPDASGFGSFVQDDHNGDPIIWTLSEPYGARDWWPCKQSLNDKADSIDVFITNPEQYKAASNGLLISETISGGNKTAFWKHRHPITAYLVAIAVTNYSVYSDFVTICSGDEVEVLNYVFPEDLSYAQSNTPNVLDVIQLYSDLFIPYPFHNEKYGHAQFGWGGGMEHQTMSFMVHFGHGLMAHELAHQWFGDFVTCGSWEDIWLNEGFATYLDGMTHEHNLHDDGVSFNDWKQSRINSIISQPDGSVFVDDTTSVSRIFSSRLSYSKGAMVLHMIRKKIGDESFFQALKNYLSDPDIANGYAHTEDLQYHFEQTYGSSLQEFLNDWFYGQGYPIYDIYYSQSEKGEVNVTINQTQSHNSVDFFEMGVPVKFLGISNDTLIVFDNITNGQMYSFLLDWNITTAQFDPENDLITTNSTIFEVDTFDEKNKFFIIPNPARDIITVSFMEKINPEKVIIYNNYGRLIQEFEINNKSSYKFEYNISELSSGVYVISFYQDGEIVSKKFVKN, encoded by the coding sequence TCTCCTTTTATTTCTGTTAGTTGCAGCAATAATTGTAAATGCACAAGAAAAACATTTGTATTCATGTTCTGAAGGGAAAATTGCATTATATCAGAAGCTGTTGACTTATGATGAAACAAAATATCAAACAAAGTCTGCATTTAATTATGATATTAAATATTACCGATTGGAATTTGATATTGATCCGTCAGTAAAGGAGATTTCAGGTTCTGTAACATCACATTTTATTGTACAAGAAGACAATTTCAATATAATAAATTTTGATTTGAACCATAACGGAATGACAGTTGATTCTGTTTGGTACCATGAAGATAAAATAATTGATTTTTCTTTATCCGGTTATGAATTGACGATTAATTTGCCGGCAGGAATATCAAGCGGAACTCTTGATTCAATATGTATATACTATCACGGAATTCCGGATGCAAGCGGATTCGGTTCTTTCGTACAAGATGATCATAACGGAGACCCGATTATTTGGACTCTTTCAGAACCATACGGAGCAAGGGATTGGTGGCCGTGCAAACAAAGTCTGAATGATAAAGCAGACTCAATTGATGTGTTTATTACAAATCCGGAACAATATAAAGCTGCGAGCAACGGTCTTCTTATTTCAGAAACAATTTCCGGCGGAAATAAAACAGCATTTTGGAAACATCGGCATCCGATAACAGCTTATCTTGTTGCAATTGCCGTAACAAATTATTCCGTATATTCTGATTTTGTTACAATCTGTTCAGGTGATGAAGTAGAAGTTCTTAACTATGTTTTTCCGGAAGATTTGTCTTATGCACAAAGCAATACGCCTAATGTTTTGGATGTTATACAGTTATATAGCGATTTGTTTATTCCGTATCCGTTTCATAATGAAAAATACGGACATGCACAATTTGGTTGGGGTGGCGGAATGGAACATCAAACAATGAGTTTTATGGTGCATTTTGGGCATGGTTTAATGGCACATGAGTTGGCACATCAATGGTTTGGCGATTTTGTAACTTGTGGTTCATGGGAAGATATTTGGCTTAATGAAGGTTTTGCAACATATTTGGACGGTATGACTCATGAACATAACTTACATGATGACGGTGTTAGTTTTAATGATTGGAAACAAAGCAGAATAAACAGTATTATTTCTCAACCCGACGGCTCTGTGTTTGTTGATGATACCACAAGTGTTTCCAGAATATTCAGCAGCAGATTATCATATTCAAAAGGAGCAATGGTGCTTCACATGATAAGGAAAAAGATAGGTGATGAAAGCTTTTTTCAAGCATTGAAGAACTATTTATCTGATCCTGATATTGCAAACGGATATGCACACACCGAAGATTTGCAATATCATTTTGAACAAACTTACGGAAGTTCACTTCAAGAATTTTTAAATGATTGGTTTTACGGTCAAGGCTATCCGATCTATGATATTTATTACAGTCAATCCGAAAAAGGAGAGGTAAATGTAACTATTAATCAAACGCAATCTCATAACTCTGTTGATTTTTTTGAAATGGGTGTCCCTGTGAAGTTCCTTGGGATATCAAATGATACATTAATAGTATTCGATAATATTACAAACGGTCAAATGTATTCATTTTTGCTTGATTGGAATATTACAACTGCTCAGTTTGATCCCGAGAATGATCTGATAACTACCAATTCTACTATTTTTGAAGTAGATACTTTTGATGAAAAAAATAAGTTTTTTATTATACCAAACCCGGCAAGAGATATTATTACTGTAAGTTTCATGGAAAAGATTAATCCGGAAAAAGTGATTATTTATAATAATTACGGAAGATTAATTCAGGAATTTGAAATTAATAATAAATCGTCATATAAATTTGAATATAATATTTCAGAATTATCTTCGGGTGTTTATGTTATATCTTTTTATCAAGACGGTGAAATCGTATCAAAAAAGTTTGTTAAAAACTGA